AAGTGTATATGCACCTCTTCGGTGGCAAGAAGGGCGATGTACTGCTTTACAAGAGCGTTGTCAGGCTCTGTAAGGATACGGATAAAGTCTTCCTTCCCAAGTGAATCAAGCTCGACCCTTATAGGAAACCTTCCCTGGAGCTCAGGGATAAGGTCGGAAGGCTTGGACATATGAAAGGCGCCGGCTGCAATAAAGAGTATGTGTTCCGTGCGGACAGGGCCGTGTTTGGTGGTTACGGTTGTTCCTTCAACTATGGGCAGGAGGTCTCTCTGGACTCCCTCTCTTGATACATCCGGTCCCTGGGCTGACCCTCTTGATGCGACCTTGTCTATCTCGTCAAGAAATACTATGCCGGTCTGCTCAGTGCGCCTGATGGCCTCTTTTGTGACCATATCCATATCAATCAATTTATCCGCCTCTTCACGTGTGAGCAGCTGAACGGCCTCTGCGACTTTTACCTTTTTTCTCTTCGGCTTTTCAGGCAGGAAACTGCCCAGCATCTCTTTCAGGTTGATCTCAAGGTCCTCGAGTCCAACATTGGAGATGACTCCAAGGGGCATCACTTTTTCCTTGACCTCAATCTCCACGTAACGGGAATCGAACTTTCCCTCCCTGAGTTGAGCCCTCAGTTTTTCCCTTGTATCTGAATGTTTCTGTTTCTCTTCCTCTCCCTGGTCTGTTTCCTTAAACCCCTTTCTCGGAAGCGGCAGCAGGAGGTCAAGAAGCCTTTCCTCAGCAAGGGTCTTTGCCTTTTCCTGAACCTTTGCAAAGTGCTCGGTC
The Nitrospirota bacterium genome window above contains:
- the hslU gene encoding ATP-dependent protease ATPase subunit HslU, which encodes MTDQKSPRTEEKTSLEGLTPRRIVEELDKFIIGQHNAKKAVAIALRNRWRRQRLSPELRDEVLPKNIIMIGSTGVGKTEIARRLSKLANAPFMKVEASKFTEVGYVGRDVESIIRDITEIAVNMVKTEHFAKVQEKAKTLAEERLLDLLLPLPRKGFKETDQGEEEKQKHSDTREKLRAQLREGKFDSRYVEIEVKEKVMPLGVISNVGLEDLEINLKEMLGSFLPEKPKRKKVKVAEAVQLLTREEADKLIDMDMVTKEAIRRTEQTGIVFLDEIDKVASRGSAQGPDVSREGVQRDLLPIVEGTTVTTKHGPVRTEHILFIAAGAFHMSKPSDLIPELQGRFPIRVELDSLGKEDFIRILTEPDNALVKQYIALLATEEVHIHFTDDSIDEIASIAATVNEKTENIGARRLHTVLEKLLEEISFDAPEKRNTSLKIDSDYVREKLSEIVKDEDLSRYIL